The Flavobacterium psychrotrophum region CTAGCACCGCAGGTAGACATAGTATCGTACCATTATTACCAAAATATAGATTATTTTGCCGCTAAAAATGACAAGCTGGATGCCGAGGTTAAAAACCCACTGTTGGTAGAAGAGTTTGGGCAGTCATCTTACAATGGTTTCTGGAACTGGTTTGGCGATGATAAAGATGACCAGGCTGAATATCATAAAAAAATGCAAGCCATTTTTAAAGAAAAACAACTTGCATTTGCTTCGTGGACCTTATATGATTTTCCTTCTGTACCTGATGCCGTTGTAGGTAAAAAGCCCTGGGTAAAAAACAAGCAAAAGGAGTTTGGCTTTATAGATGTAGAAGGTAAAAAGAAACCTTCTTTTTTACATATTTCCAAGTAGTGCTTGTTCATTAATCTTTTTGCCGCGTAGCTCATTAAAATGTGCTATATACATATCTGTTATTTTTTCCATACTAAGTGCTTCGGCAGCATTATAATTTGCCATTGCTATACTCCTTCGGTAACCGTCGTTTGTAAGAATATTTTCCATAGCCTGTGCCATAGATAATGCATCTCCTGGTGTAAAAAACTCACCACGGTATCCTTCATCTTCTACCAAATGGGCAAGATCTCCTAGGTTAGGCATTACCACAGCTTTGCCATAGCTTCCCGCCTGGTGTAATACACCGCTGCTGCCTGTAGTACTTGTATAAGGAAATACTACTACGGCACTTTCGGTAAATATCCGTTCTACTTCATTCTCTTCAACATAACCGGTAAAAACCAGTCCGGGAATATGGCTGTATTTCTGTTTTACGCTTTCAAGATATCCGGGTGTGTTGGGGCTATCGGTACCCGCTATTACCACTTCTATATCATTCATACCTTTAGCACGCAGCATTTCGGCTGCTTCTATCATTGTTTCTACTTTTTTGTAGGTACCAAATTTGCCAAAAGCCATTATTTTTTTTGGTCCGGCCGGTAAACTAAAGTTGGGCGATTTAGCCTTTTCAAAACTGCCATGAGGCATAAGTATAACATTATTAGCATGGTACTTATTTTTAATTATTTCCATATATTTGTTTATCGTCACAGCAGCAAGATTAGAAGCTAGTAAGCATCTTGTAAGGCTAGTGCCTATAGCATTATACACTTTACTCATAATCTTGCTTTTACTAAAACCGGCCTGCTCCAGGTCTACAGTTTCCATAATGTTATGTAGCAATGTAATGTTTTTAATGCCTGTTATGCGGGTAAGCATTGGCAACATAAGACCTAGGGCTGCAGGTATTTTCTTATCGCCAAATTTTACAAACTGCAGGTTAAACAATACTGCATCTGGTTTTTCTTTTAGTATCTCTTTCATTACTGTAAACAGGTTTGCGCAGTTATTAAAAGACCAACATTCTTTAACTATAACCTTGTCTGCATTTTCAAAGTCCAGTTGTTTTGGCTGCTTAGTTTTATCAGTAAGCAGAACAAGTTCTGTAACTTCCTCTTTATTTACAAAATTTTTAACCAAATGGTAACCATATTCATTAAGGGTTACTTTACTAGGTGGGAACGAGGTAACAACTGCTATTTTCATGATCTATATTTTTAAATTCTTAGATCAAAGGTATTTGTAACTACCTCATAGCGTGATGATTTTTCGATAAGCTGCCCAGTTAGTTTCGACGAACGATCTTTTTGTTTTGATAAAAGAAATATCCAAGCTGAAAGAATAACAAGATAGCCATTGCTATTACCTGCATTACAACAACCTGATGTAATGAGTTGTGATACATAACTATAAGCACTATTTGTGTAAAACCAAGTAAGCCAGAGATAATAACGGGTACATAATGGCCAAGCGAAAGAAAATAGTAGGCAAATATATTAGCTATAGCAAATACTGATGTAGCCAGAGCATAGAGCCATAGTAATGATGCTACAGAGATATACTCGCTGCCAAATAATATGTTTACCGCAAGTGTAGGAAACAAAAGAGAACCAAGTATAATGGCGGCGGACAGACACGCTATGTACCCCACATATTTTAATAATATAGGCTGGGTATCCATACCTTCTTTTTTAAGCCGTATTACTT contains the following coding sequences:
- a CDS encoding glycosyltransferase — protein: MKIAVVTSFPPSKVTLNEYGYHLVKNFVNKEEVTELVLLTDKTKQPKQLDFENADKVIVKECWSFNNCANLFTVMKEILKEKPDAVLFNLQFVKFGDKKIPAALGLMLPMLTRITGIKNITLLHNIMETVDLEQAGFSKSKIMSKVYNAIGTSLTRCLLASNLAAVTINKYMEIIKNKYHANNVILMPHGSFEKAKSPNFSLPAGPKKIMAFGKFGTYKKVETMIEAAEMLRAKGMNDIEVVIAGTDSPNTPGYLESVKQKYSHIPGLVFTGYVEENEVERIFTESAVVVFPYTSTTGSSGVLHQAGSYGKAVVMPNLGDLAHLVEDEGYRGEFFTPGDALSMAQAMENILTNDGYRRSIAMANYNAAEALSMEKITDMYIAHFNELRGKKINEQALLGNM